The Dermacentor silvarum isolate Dsil-2018 chromosome 7, BIME_Dsil_1.4, whole genome shotgun sequence genomic sequence GCCGCAACAGCGCAGGGACGTCTGCAGGTAGTCGATGGTCTGCGCCGTGGAAACCAGAGCAAGCGCAAATGCTCAATGCTTACCCTTTAACTACGCAGTGCCCAAACCCTGTTGCAAGTCAAGATGAATTAGAACAACTTGTTCACTTTCATTTCTGAATTTGGTAGcacatccgccccccccccccaaaaaaaaaggaaaaacatgCAATGAAAAGTTGATAAATAAAAACTTAATTCGTATATTCATTAGTAATTGCTTTGGCTAACTATCTACAACTTAAACGTGGCTCCAGCGTATCGAACGACGAATATTTATGGGAGTAGACTCCCACGAGTTTTGATGTATCAACAATCTCTGTGGTGGAATTACCCAAAACCAGACTGTCCGTTAGTCGGAAGTTTGCCTGATGGGGCGAAAGTATGACTGATTTTCCTTTGTTTACATTTATTTCTAAGGAATTCAATATACACCACATACTGAGACCTTGGAGGACACTACTTATGTCATTAGTTACACTCTGGGAATTCGGTGAACGAAATAACGCTGTTATTGCGCTCACCGAATTCCTAGAGTGTAACTAATGACATAAATAGTGTCGTCTAGAGTCTTCAGAGTCTCATTCTGAGGTGAACTTATCACTAACGGACAGTCTGGTTTTGAGTAATTCCACCATAGCCACCATATAGACGTTGATACCCTGAAAACTCTTGGAGCCTACTGCTATGAAAATTAGTCCTGGGATACACATATCAAGCATCTCATTTCTCGCACTTCCGAAGCAACCGGTATATTAGCAAATTCTATTTCTTGCTCCATGCTGATATCAAGCTCCAACTTTACCatgcattatttttattttaattaagCTCTTGTTctcctattattgcgatagcaattatatggacacttcaaccggatttcttccgtcgccgtcgccgtcgccgtgaggttccgtataaagtccaagggcgacaaaatcgtcgccgcgcgcgggggacgcgcgccatcacggagagcgagcgcacggcggaaagcaaacgcgaccgtcgcgcgaaaggccgtgggggtatgggagggagggaagcggggcgacgctgtgctccggcaccaaaggcgtatcttccaaccgggcgtaaggggaacttgccactcaatctctcacgcgaaagcaagaaagcgggaaggcagcgcgggagggaggggggcgcagcttttactctcccaacaactgcgctcgtactttgcccgcggcagTGGCGGTTGCCCGCACCATCTGTTATCTCCCCACGGctatgacctttgtatgcgctgtgcattcgccgctcagtttccgttgaagcgatggaccgcacgaaccttcgcccgctgcggtggctgtgcttgctgccagtgtttcgacagtcgttgtctgcggtcattcagtgtgatccattcatgtttgcatgtgcgcgctgacaccacgcttgttaactccgttagtaagcgaattttgtAGCCACGCCTTTTGCTTGATTTTATGCCACTCTTTTGATTCACCGTTTTCAACTGGCTTATCCCACTGATAACATAGGCGGAGCGCCGCtatgaccactgacgaagcgcgataaGAAACGGCAtgggaaaaggcatcgctacaaaatcgcgcgCCCAAACTTCTTACttaagaaaattaaaaaaaataaatgtagtttcgcccgaaaggagaagcatcgattgcgatagcaaattagtagacagctgtaagaagtaaatataatagttttatcggccgtataaacttgtaaacatttgcttactaacttaattaacaagcgtggtgtcacacgcgcacatgtaaacacgaactcatctcactcgatgactgcggaaactcactgtcaaaacgctggagtgaggaagcgaggctacagcaacgagcgaattgaccttcgtgaaGTCTCTCGCTTGAACGCTAAGTGAAGGTGGACAGCACAGCGCATACgtagctaccggcactcggcgcatttCGTCCAAATTGCAGATCGCGGCTGCGACGCGTAAGCAGATGCCGCCAGAGTTGAACGCCACCCCCCTTCCTCGCCTCCCATCCGTGCCTCCCGCGCGACAGAAGACTTCGCGTTTCCGcaccgccttcctcccttgcgcgcacgagattgagctgcgatcgtcGGCTGATCCTCGGCTAACGACGATGAGCGTCAAATTCAGTTGAAGAGGGAAAGATAGCTTCGCCTTAAACAATCGGCAGATTCCTTGAATATGTTGGAATTAGTTACATGCCAAGCTTTCTTTGATGTGCACTGAAATGACTTCACTTCGCTGTAACTGACTTGGATTTTTGGCTTCTCACATCTTGCCATCTTGTTTCGCCTGTATATTTCGGCACCTAACTAGTGTCGACTACGAATTCTGGAGAATTGGCCAAAAACAATTAATTTCCAGTGTATCATACCGAATAGCGCATatccagtgaccaaagttgtctGTTCGGGCACATGCCGAGTGACACACGCCCAATGGCTCAAGTAGCTGTATTTTCGGCAAGAAAGTCGCAGCCAGCACCCAAAAAGTGGGGGAAAGACGCAGAGAAAGCTTGGTTTTAAAATAAAGTACGAATATGACTCTTGCAAGCACGCTCACCTTCTTGTAATCGGCCTTCTCTCTGTAGTGGACAACGAAGTCCTCAGTCACGTGGTCGGTGACGAAGCTTTGCGCAAGCCACGGTATGCCCGCGACCAACATGGACGCACCCAAGCCTAGCGCCACCAGGAACAGCATCGCGCAACCGTAGACCTCAAGCAGGAGCACGTTCTCCCTCACGGCGCCCAGAAGACCCACACCGGCCGTAAGGAAAAGTAAGCCCGAGGACACCATGAGCACGGTCTCCAGGTGAAACAGCAGCACCACCGGCCACGTGCTGGGCGCTGCAGACGACGGCGTATCCGAATCGTTGGGGTCGAACATGGCGTACAGGCTGCTGAGGAGCACCATCGAGGACCCTACGTGTATCGTGGATTGATAGATTGATTTATTGGCTGATATATGCGTAAGATGACTGAGTGATCGATTCGTGGGGTTCAGCATGACAAAGCAACTCTCGGGTTGTGAGGGACGCCATAGTGGAAGGTTTCGAATTAGGTTAGACATCCTGCGGTTCTTTAAGCATGAActtaaatctgagtacacgagcATTTTAGCATTCCACCCACCTGAACAATGAGACTGCGGATTACACTGTCTCCAGTATCGGCCCAGTTTGCCGCTGCACTACTTTCAGGATAGGCCCGCTTTTGTCGGCGAGAAATCGACAGACTCTGAGACGCGACTAATCCCGTGCTTCTAACCCATTGTTGATTTCAATGACTGCTTGTCTCCGTGCTTTTAGCCTGCTTATTTTTATCCTAAGATATACTGAATAAATGAATTAACAATAAGGAGCCAGGAGTGAACATTGGAATCTGACTTTTCACATGCAAAGCGAGGATTGCCTCTGAAGGTTTTGCGAGTTCCCCTTCATTTTTTTCCCTCGCTAACGATGAGGCATTGTATTACCAAAGGAGGATTTAATTACAGGATTTAATTATATTAGTGCATTTACTTCGTACTGTGCTTCTGGAGAACTTTCTGAGATAATGACGGGAAAGCTACAGGGGCTGAGCTTCTGAACATGTGGTAATGCGCCAAGTAGACCAGCCGAGTTTTGCAGAGCTTTAGGTTTCCGTTTATCGGAGCAGACACTGAATCCGCGTGCCTGGCTGCTTGAGACGGTGTCGCATTTGCCAAAACGTGGAAGAGAAACCTCGTGCGACCCCTTGTGCCCTCATGGTGCACGTTGCCTTCAACAATTTTCGAAGTTAGCTCGGGACTGATATTTGTTCCTGATATAAAGTCTGATGTATGCGCGACGGTACGGAAGTTGTTTAAGCATATTCTTGCTGTCAGCTTTCGTGAGAATTGACGCTAAGTTGGTGTCGACCCATACGTCGTCACATGACGAAAAGCAACCACTATGTGCCTTCCATATACCACGAGCTGACATTAAAATGTGAAACGCAGGATAAGCATGCAAACGACGTTACAGGTTCATCTTTCTGTTTAAGCCAAGAAAAACAGATTTTGCGAGAAGAACATGAAAAGACGGCAACTTTCTCCACGCATATGGAGATGCAGCCTTCAGCATTAGCCGGGATATTTCAACAAAATTTGTCTTTGTCGCTTTCGCGAAATACCAGTCGGTAATAAGAGCCGACTTGAAAAATGCATATTCCTGTAGGGGCCTTAGGGTCTGAGGCGACGAAAAGAACCGCAACAACAAAGTTA encodes the following:
- the LOC125947097 gene encoding tetraspanin-33-like, which encodes MVLLSSLYAMFDPNDSDTPSSAAPSTWPVVLLFHLETVLMVSSGLLFLTAGVGLLGAVRENVLLLEVYGCAMLFLVALGLGASMLVAGIPWLAQSFVTDHVTEDFVVHYREKADYKKTIDYLQTSLRCCGMSQAGYRDWQANEYFACNEANPSAERCSVPPSCCRRTPHLGGVADDAPKDSGHPPVPSTLCGRGVLRMAERDAWKPAVTSDFDGLC